In one window of Saprospiraceae bacterium DNA:
- a CDS encoding glycosyltransferase family 9 protein: MASILIIQTAFLGDVILSTSLVESWKQKYPEDSVDVLVRKGNESVFANHPKIREVLIWDKKKNKLRNLFALIFEIRKRSYDRVINLQRFVSTGLLTVLSGAKKTIGFHKNPFSVFFSQVVRHEIGKSQNVHEIERNHQLISHETGLKPALPKMYVPDLQTFVSLVTINGPYITVSPASVWFTKQLPAEIWIHFLSQLPDHLQIFLLGGPDDKILCNDISRQVLQKKPSTSVQNLSGLLGIPQSAALMKHALMNYVNDSAPLHMASAVNAPVCAVFCSTIPEFGFGPLSDHAHIVQNTLNLKCRPCGLHGKKACPEGHFKCAKDIRDEQLLEVLNA; encoded by the coding sequence ATGGCATCCATACTTATCATACAGACTGCTTTTCTGGGAGATGTCATTCTCAGTACATCCCTTGTCGAAAGCTGGAAGCAGAAATACCCCGAAGATTCCGTCGATGTCTTGGTGCGCAAAGGAAACGAGTCCGTGTTTGCTAACCATCCCAAAATCCGTGAAGTATTGATATGGGATAAAAAGAAAAATAAGCTGCGCAATTTGTTTGCATTGATTTTTGAGATCAGGAAGCGTTCGTATGACCGGGTGATCAACCTGCAGCGTTTTGTATCAACGGGATTGCTTACCGTTTTATCTGGTGCAAAAAAGACCATTGGCTTTCATAAGAATCCGTTTTCTGTCTTTTTTTCTCAAGTTGTTCGACACGAAATCGGAAAAAGTCAAAATGTACATGAAATCGAACGCAACCATCAACTGATAAGTCATGAAACCGGACTGAAGCCTGCATTGCCAAAGATGTATGTTCCAGATTTACAAACGTTCGTTAGTTTGGTTACGATAAATGGGCCTTACATCACCGTTTCGCCGGCATCCGTGTGGTTTACCAAACAATTACCCGCAGAGATCTGGATTCATTTTCTTTCCCAGTTGCCGGATCATCTGCAGATTTTCCTGTTGGGAGGTCCGGACGATAAAATCCTGTGCAATGACATCAGCAGACAAGTGCTGCAAAAAAAGCCTTCGACAAGCGTCCAAAACTTATCCGGATTGCTGGGCATTCCACAATCAGCGGCATTGATGAAACATGCACTGATGAACTATGTAAACGATTCTGCACCGCTGCATATGGCTTCTGCTGTGAATGCTCCGGTCTGTGCTGTTTTTTGCAGTACCATTCCGGAATTTGGCTTCGGACCTTTATCTGATCATGCACACATCGTACAAAACACTCTGAATTTGAAATGCAGGCCCTGCGGGCTACACGGAAAAAAGGCT
- a CDS encoding adenosylhomocysteinase codes for MEQVATHLKYRVKDIQLADWGRKEIELAEAEMPGLMALRSEYGASKPLQGARIAGCLHMTIQTAVLIETLIELGAEVSWSSCNIFSTQDHAAAAIAAKGIPVFAWKGMNNEEFDWCIEQTLFAFKDGKPLNMILDDGGDLTNMVLDHYPELVGEIRGISEETTTGVMRLYDRMKNGTLPLPCINVNDSVTKSKFDNKYGCKESCVDAIRRATDIMMAGKVAIVAGYGDVGKGSAASLRGAGCRVIVTEIDPICALQAAMDGFQVLKMETAIPLANIVVTATGNCDILTEKHFRKMKDKTIVCNIGHFDNEIDVAWLNQNYGDSKVEIKPQVDKYNVDGKDILLLAEGRLVNLGCATGHPSFVMSNSFTNQCLAQLELWNHSTKYENKVYTLPKSLDEQVARLHLAKIGVELEELNDKQAGYIGVHKDGPYKTEHYRY; via the coding sequence ATGGAGCAGGTAGCCACCCACTTAAAATATCGCGTTAAAGACATTCAACTGGCCGATTGGGGCCGGAAAGAAATAGAATTGGCAGAAGCCGAAATGCCAGGTTTGATGGCATTGCGTTCTGAGTACGGGGCAAGCAAGCCTCTCCAAGGAGCCCGAATTGCCGGATGCCTTCACATGACCATTCAAACCGCAGTTTTAATCGAAACTTTGATTGAATTGGGCGCTGAAGTCAGCTGGTCTTCGTGCAATATTTTCTCAACGCAGGATCATGCTGCGGCAGCCATTGCTGCGAAAGGAATTCCGGTGTTTGCCTGGAAGGGTATGAACAACGAAGAATTCGACTGGTGTATCGAACAAACTTTGTTTGCCTTTAAAGATGGCAAACCCCTCAATATGATTCTCGATGACGGGGGTGATCTGACTAATATGGTCTTGGATCACTACCCGGAATTGGTCGGCGAGATTCGTGGCATTTCCGAAGAAACAACTACGGGTGTTATGCGCCTTTATGACCGCATGAAAAACGGAACGCTGCCCTTACCTTGTATAAACGTCAACGATTCCGTCACCAAGTCAAAATTTGACAATAAATACGGCTGTAAAGAATCCTGTGTGGATGCCATTCGTCGCGCCACCGACATCATGATGGCTGGAAAAGTTGCTATTGTCGCTGGATATGGCGATGTGGGCAAAGGATCGGCCGCATCTTTACGTGGGGCAGGTTGCCGGGTGATCGTAACAGAAATCGATCCGATCTGCGCTTTACAGGCTGCGATGGACGGCTTCCAGGTTTTAAAAATGGAAACGGCCATCCCGCTGGCCAATATTGTAGTTACCGCTACGGGCAATTGTGATATCCTTACGGAGAAACATTTTCGCAAGATGAAAGACAAAACCATCGTCTGCAACATCGGGCATTTCGATAACGAGATCGACGTAGCCTGGCTGAATCAGAATTATGGAGATTCAAAAGTTGAAATCAAACCGCAGGTAGATAAATACAACGTAGATGGAAAAGACATTCTGTTGCTTGCAGAAGGTCGTCTGGTCAATCTGGGATGTGCCACCGGCCACCCATCGTTTGTGATGAGCAATTCTTTCACCAACCAGTGTCTTGCACAACTCGAATTGTGGAACCATTCCACCAAATACGAAAACAAAGTGTATACTCTTCCAAAAAGCCTGGACGAGCAGGTAGCCCGTTTGCACCTGGCTAAGATCGGCGTCGAACTGGAAGAGCTCAACGACAAGCAAGCCGGGTACATTGGCGTACACAAGGATGGTCCATATAAAACAGAGCACTACAGGTACTAA
- a CDS encoding DUF2279 domain-containing protein, giving the protein MKNNVFFSNALQLKFIVYLTLFQVNNVDCQNKFDDFLTPSVTFNSNRAFLAGGFATATYAAFSLSLYHAWYSKNGLGKFHYFNDHREWLQVDKTAHVFNAYFQSAYVYRAARWCGYNENHALIWSTSMSLLFQSTIEVMDGFSKDYGFSWPDMAANFAGAGFFTAQQLLWSEQKIKIKISSWPQKYSDDPIKLEPGYSFKDRALELFGNGYFNSALKDYNAQTFWLSWSPENLLNKQWTAWPDWLNISLGYGANGLYGGFKNYWVKNNIHYDLEHIPRERQYYLSLDIDFTKIKTNNAFLKTIFHLVNIIKIPAPALEYNSSGKWKGHWVFF; this is encoded by the coding sequence TTGAAAAACAATGTATTCTTTTCAAATGCGCTTCAACTCAAATTCATAGTTTATCTGACTTTATTTCAAGTCAATAATGTTGATTGTCAGAATAAGTTTGATGACTTTTTAACACCTTCAGTCACATTCAATTCCAACCGGGCATTCCTGGCAGGAGGATTTGCTACGGCAACGTATGCAGCATTTTCCCTGAGTTTATACCATGCCTGGTACAGCAAAAACGGTTTAGGCAAATTCCACTATTTCAACGATCACCGGGAGTGGTTGCAGGTAGATAAAACCGCTCATGTGTTCAACGCCTATTTTCAGTCAGCTTATGTTTACCGGGCTGCGCGCTGGTGTGGTTACAATGAAAATCATGCGCTGATCTGGAGCACTTCAATGTCCCTGTTATTTCAATCCACCATAGAAGTCATGGATGGATTCAGCAAGGATTATGGATTCAGTTGGCCGGACATGGCAGCGAATTTTGCTGGAGCCGGTTTTTTTACAGCGCAGCAGTTGCTTTGGTCTGAGCAAAAGATAAAGATCAAAATTTCTTCCTGGCCGCAGAAGTATTCCGATGACCCAATAAAGTTGGAACCCGGTTATAGTTTCAAAGACCGTGCTTTAGAACTTTTTGGTAACGGATATTTCAACAGTGCTTTAAAGGATTACAATGCACAAACGTTTTGGTTGTCCTGGAGTCCGGAGAATCTGCTCAACAAGCAATGGACTGCATGGCCCGATTGGTTAAACATATCTTTGGGTTATGGTGCCAACGGACTTTATGGTGGATTTAAGAATTATTGGGTAAAAAACAACATCCATTACGATCTTGAACATATACCCAGAGAAAGGCAATATTATTTGTCGCTCGATATCGATTTCACAAAAATCAAAACCAACAATGCCTTTTTGAAAACGATTTTTCATCTGGTTAACATTATAAAAATTCCTGCACCTGCGTTGGAATACAACAGCAGTGGAAAATGGAAGGGGCATTGGGTGTTTTTTTAA
- a CDS encoding T9SS type A sorting domain-containing protein — protein MKTINLIYSFIFPWLTLAQDLRLNVSGDSFDNYFHRSYFLNGEVFLNSIFSIGSIRPMGNWNLEEIGFSWLFTENTYPLGILSTNGNESTALVIKEIENNYKIFSISISRITKQVTYIDSLNISGPLDGYYHTKAFKHQKTNYMCINFIKGGLPVIKILLLKIDDSGNIANPIEIDRGPLTEPAPLLFHHRWIHQVVPISENRFIITGANQLVSIVDTNLNIVFRNSLKLFDPIINGNVTANRPELFVHDSTTIYAVDAVPYNIPNFFELLTYSIKYKADSIYMDSFSINSNPDNIMKLDPSLTPGENGYYYTVVNEGEELGTFKVSSPSYFNVSKFNGINEIWRKRYGGDYYFRALDIIYFDSCKLLISGSIFDYFKNGLHQGFYTVLDCNGNILLSNLEIDEKLYFIYPNPSSGIFNTNFSDNFQNYEILICVYDINGRELKRLKKLTTPEMMIDLNDLNNGLYILKFIDRGKTYSNWIQLIK, from the coding sequence ATGAAGACAATAAATTTAATTTATTCCTTTATATTTCCCTGGCTTACTCTCGCCCAAGATCTGAGATTAAATGTTTCTGGAGATAGTTTCGATAACTATTTTCATCGCAGTTATTTTCTGAATGGAGAAGTCTTTCTTAATTCCATTTTTTCTATTGGTTCAATCAGACCTATGGGAAATTGGAATTTGGAAGAGATCGGATTTAGTTGGCTATTTACTGAGAATACTTATCCACTAGGCATCCTATCAACAAATGGAAATGAATCAACCGCACTCGTAATTAAAGAAATTGAAAATAATTACAAGATTTTTTCAATCTCCATAAGTCGAATAACTAAACAAGTCACCTACATTGATAGTTTGAATATTTCAGGACCATTGGATGGCTATTACCATACAAAGGCATTTAAACATCAAAAAACTAATTACATGTGTATAAATTTCATCAAAGGAGGTTTGCCAGTAATTAAGATTTTATTGTTAAAAATAGATGATTCTGGAAATATAGCTAATCCAATTGAGATTGATCGTGGCCCTTTAACAGAACCCGCTCCATTGCTATTTCATCACAGGTGGATTCATCAGGTTGTTCCAATTTCTGAGAACAGATTTATAATTACTGGTGCAAATCAATTAGTTTCTATTGTTGACACAAATTTGAATATTGTATTCCGAAATTCGTTGAAATTATTTGATCCCATAATTAATGGCAATGTTACTGCCAACAGACCTGAATTGTTTGTTCACGATTCCACAACAATTTATGCTGTAGACGCAGTACCGTACAATATTCCTAATTTCTTTGAACTATTAACATATAGTATCAAATACAAAGCCGATTCCATTTATATGGATTCTTTTTCCATTAATTCAAATCCTGATAATATAATGAAATTGGACCCTTCACTTACACCTGGAGAAAATGGATACTATTATACCGTTGTAAATGAAGGGGAAGAATTAGGTACTTTTAAAGTGAGTTCTCCTAGTTATTTTAACGTTTCCAAATTTAACGGTATAAATGAAATTTGGAGGAAGCGATATGGTGGAGACTATTACTTCAGAGCATTGGATATCATCTATTTTGATTCTTGCAAATTATTGATCTCAGGAAGTATTTTTGACTACTTCAAGAATGGGTTGCATCAGGGATTTTATACGGTACTTGATTGTAACGGAAATATCTTGTTATCTAATTTAGAAATCGATGAGAAATTATATTTCATATATCCCAATCCCAGCTCAGGGATCTTTAATACTAACTTTTCAGATAACTTTCAGAACTATGAAATTTTAATTTGTGTTTACGATATAAATGGACGTGAGTTAAAAAGACTAAAAAAGTTAACCACTCCTGAAATGATGATCGATTTAAACGACTTAAACAACGGTTTATACATCTTGAAATTCATAGATAGGGGTAAAACTTATTCCAATTGGATCCAATTGATTAAGTGA
- a CDS encoding T9SS type A sorting domain-containing protein, with translation MISNKYLLFAFSILCIPISNHGQESLCSYDLSDTSKCYILKKYIKPPIRIEKKWESKELGSTRQVPLLADIDGDCIPEILMRGIKSLDIFKPDTAVTHFYSGRDGSLNAKFYCEAFQSDLTPVIADVDNDGINDIIISSIVDGKFPYKNSLLCYDYTGKLKWISDKYIYNTDYDIDWIPQLAVADFNQDGKTEIYCNNRIFNGQTGKLLLHGGSNGEGEHDEGYITNSVSVAAQLDDNPNDLELAAGYSIYKIIITNPNGMAGNQMIPINIKIDGSFFDGKTAVADINRDGKLDVIVTYGNRDTKSKIYSYTLNNDVPILLAQNFIPGIDNPNSCPTISDIDGNGIPNILVSKHKSIHNFEYDGTFIFKLKWSLVVQDTGASTGITTFDLNGDGIQEIIYRDHFNLLIIDGSVNPPQIIDSIRCIAGTYGEYPIIADIGKKGNAQICTVCGGIGPWPQNITQGYLTAFGSPDSLPGWAPARSVWNQYAYNPLFINDDLTVPTIVKNHATYKNGKYNNFLQQESLLDSNGMYKVAAASVWGKINCIHYDPVLEEYTVEFDVFNNKNASSGVNSNLPIAFYNGDPSLSGSLLGIYYTKIPLNPGDSLVGEQFTFKASSIHDLHMVVNTSRNTNGMLDPKDFSAVECDYTDNYFHTTDIPKTELISASVCNGNAYRFFDTLLTLQGRYVHTSYNANGCDSIISILDLNVRDTVFTMQNLNVCDSLNWNGLVYRENGIFINHFQSANGCDSMVILNLSIRHSSDTVIQTTACRTFGFNDKVYTEGGKYFIKLRNRQACDSLIELDLDIIAMDTNITKLANSLIALDSVATYQWVDCNDQFAVIPGATDKIFIPNKDGSYAVIITTPPCTDTSYCLPIIISKTIENKNQRVHVHPNPVSDKLFIQFQFAVPTEQVMEIRDLHGRLVMKNILPAENHNILDVDVSHLISGLYMLSIHSSPGSQQLIFLKI, from the coding sequence ATGATTTCCAATAAATATTTATTGTTTGCATTTAGTATTTTATGTATTCCAATCTCCAATCATGGTCAAGAAAGTCTTTGCAGCTATGACCTTTCGGATACAAGCAAATGTTATATTCTAAAAAAATATATTAAACCACCCATTCGCATTGAAAAAAAATGGGAATCTAAAGAATTGGGCTCAACACGTCAAGTTCCACTGTTAGCGGACATCGATGGAGATTGCATTCCAGAAATACTTATGAGAGGTATTAAATCATTAGATATTTTTAAACCTGATACAGCAGTTACACATTTTTATAGTGGGAGAGACGGAAGCCTAAATGCCAAATTTTATTGTGAGGCATTTCAATCTGATTTAACTCCTGTCATTGCAGATGTTGATAACGATGGAATCAATGATATTATAATTTCCTCAATAGTTGATGGTAAATTTCCTTACAAGAATAGTTTATTGTGTTATGATTACACAGGAAAGTTGAAATGGATATCTGATAAATACATTTATAATACTGATTATGATATTGATTGGATACCACAATTGGCTGTCGCGGACTTTAATCAAGATGGCAAGACTGAGATATATTGCAACAACCGGATATTTAATGGACAAACCGGAAAATTATTGTTGCATGGTGGTTCAAATGGAGAGGGCGAGCATGATGAAGGTTACATTACAAATTCAGTAAGTGTTGCAGCTCAGCTTGATGATAATCCTAATGATTTGGAACTAGCGGCAGGGTATAGTATATATAAAATTATAATCACAAATCCAAATGGCATGGCTGGTAATCAAATGATTCCCATTAACATAAAAATAGATGGAAGTTTTTTTGATGGCAAAACAGCTGTAGCAGATATAAATAGAGACGGAAAATTAGATGTGATCGTCACTTATGGAAACCGAGATACTAAATCAAAAATTTATTCATACACTCTTAATAATGATGTTCCCATTTTGCTGGCACAAAATTTCATTCCAGGAATTGATAACCCTAACAGTTGTCCTACTATCTCTGATATTGACGGAAATGGTATTCCCAATATTTTAGTGAGCAAACACAAGTCAATACACAATTTTGAATACGATGGTACATTCATCTTTAAGTTAAAGTGGTCATTAGTAGTTCAGGATACTGGAGCATCAACAGGAATAACAACTTTTGATCTGAATGGAGATGGTATCCAAGAAATTATTTATCGGGATCATTTTAATCTATTAATCATTGATGGAAGTGTGAATCCGCCACAAATCATTGATAGTATAAGATGTATAGCAGGAACATATGGAGAATACCCTATAATTGCAGATATTGGCAAAAAAGGTAATGCACAAATTTGTACCGTATGCGGAGGCATAGGACCCTGGCCACAGAATATAACGCAAGGCTATCTCACTGCTTTTGGCTCTCCCGACAGCCTGCCGGGCTGGGCACCAGCACGAAGCGTGTGGAATCAGTATGCCTACAATCCACTGTTTATAAACGATGATCTTACGGTACCAACGATTGTTAAAAATCATGCAACATACAAAAACGGGAAGTATAATAATTTTCTACAACAGGAATCCCTGCTCGACAGCAACGGTATGTATAAAGTCGCCGCTGCAAGTGTGTGGGGTAAAATCAATTGCATTCATTATGATCCAGTGCTGGAAGAATATACTGTAGAATTTGATGTTTTTAACAACAAGAATGCATCCTCAGGGGTAAATTCCAATCTACCCATTGCATTTTACAATGGCGATCCTTCATTATCTGGTAGTTTGCTGGGAATCTATTACACAAAAATTCCATTAAATCCCGGAGATAGTTTGGTCGGTGAACAGTTTACATTCAAGGCATCATCAATCCATGATCTGCACATGGTAGTAAATACAAGTCGCAATACCAATGGCATGCTCGATCCTAAAGACTTTTCGGCTGTTGAATGCGATTACACGGATAATTATTTCCATACTACTGACATTCCAAAAACAGAACTCATATCAGCTTCCGTTTGCAATGGCAATGCTTACCGGTTTTTTGATACCCTGTTGACCCTTCAGGGAAGATATGTGCATACTTCATACAATGCCAACGGATGTGACAGCATTATTTCCATTCTCGATTTGAACGTCAGGGATACCGTGTTCACCATGCAAAACTTAAATGTCTGCGATAGTTTGAACTGGAATGGTTTGGTGTACCGGGAAAACGGAATTTTCATAAACCACTTTCAATCTGCAAATGGTTGCGACAGTATGGTAATCCTCAATCTAAGCATTCGCCACAGCAGTGACACAGTCATTCAAACTACGGCTTGCAGAACATTCGGATTTAATGATAAGGTCTATACAGAAGGCGGTAAGTATTTTATCAAATTGCGCAATCGCCAGGCTTGCGACAGTCTGATCGAACTTGATCTGGACATCATTGCAATGGATACCAATATCACTAAACTGGCAAATTCGCTCATTGCTCTGGATAGTGTGGCTACATATCAATGGGTAGATTGCAATGATCAGTTCGCAGTCATACCAGGTGCAACTGATAAAATATTTATTCCCAATAAAGATGGCAGCTATGCGGTGATTATCACCACGCCTCCTTGTACAGATACTTCTTATTGTCTGCCTATCATAATAAGCAAGACCATTGAAAATAAAAATCAAAGAGTCCATGTCCATCCCAATCCGGTTTCAGATAAACTTTTCATTCAATTCCAATTTGCTGTTCCTACTGAACAAGTCATGGAGATCAGAGACCTTCATGGTCGTCTGGTCATGAAAAATATTTTACCTGCTGAAAACCATAATATTTTGGATGTTGATGTCAGTCACCTGATCTCCGGTCTCTACATGCTGTCTATCCACAGCTCGCCTGGTTCACAACAATTGATTTTTTTGAAGATATAA
- a CDS encoding T9SS type A sorting domain-containing protein produces MIALPGISKSQDTLVCDNGGFENGFLYYFGFRASFYNDGTGSSSCTPLRNGNPVTFSIWSMPALHRFEIVNGGVDPVVNVSRTVFGSKSLLLNSFCSHNGDCSHFGEINRIKKRFLVTEENRDFTVWYSAVLENPNEHIDQQPFFSIRCDLAVSDDLCFDGISFQAKEKPRDLISGCNPFDSLCYGESDTLKYTDWACHRILIPKDKVGEIATLEITAADCAPGQHFGYVYIDGICEECDNSSYGSGTLDKKPYIIVSCDGDSITIKGRYTTPTIEGYTILDSILVPGFNIYGMNIDTISKTFSFRIVKSDFQSPNATCRDVIAYLKFKNNSGNFLPDVPTNAVEICENDFGIPEVDIIIGDCNRNHPTNNVFSDDYYYVSFTISNADNRHWRLERAMDDPYPDESGRYFLKTDGYGNGTYNLGPFLIQEGSWVLTLFYGGCPDTFQIIPPDYCSGCSALSKVKISNIQCDSATGTWSYDIFVPGPVPPVGDCWLIGQDEYQFNYTYSISGGQVSNQDCISLSIGYVPYCPGNPICGGQFDICPPKPCNNGNYKNCDLEAYFDGLHCIDNGNGNYSYTVEFNVSDAPYPCYKSFLPGNLNLVEGPFSNPLGPFFEPERIFMIYSCGEVIPYTCECPNTGCYKVFKIRKPEDCLTREEFGGNTSKSQSKFLKEVEVYPNPVTSDEWIIGSSMEKTEFEIFNASGKRILSENFIGPEHVIKCSIPAGLYLLRYKNALGEVAVLKFIKP; encoded by the coding sequence ATGATTGCCCTGCCTGGAATATCGAAAAGTCAAGACACTTTGGTCTGTGATAATGGTGGGTTTGAGAATGGGTTTTTATATTATTTTGGATTTCGGGCTAGTTTTTATAATGATGGAACTGGTAGTTCGTCTTGTACACCATTAAGAAATGGCAATCCGGTAACTTTTTCGATATGGTCTATGCCGGCTTTACATAGATTTGAGATAGTAAACGGAGGGGTAGATCCGGTTGTAAATGTTAGTAGAACAGTTTTTGGTTCCAAATCTCTATTGCTAAACAGCTTCTGCAGCCACAATGGTGATTGTAGCCACTTTGGAGAAATAAACAGAATTAAGAAAAGATTTCTGGTGACAGAGGAAAATCGAGATTTCACCGTTTGGTATTCTGCGGTTTTGGAAAACCCCAACGAACATATCGACCAACAACCTTTTTTTAGCATTCGATGCGATCTCGCAGTGAGCGATGATTTGTGCTTCGATGGAATTAGCTTCCAAGCTAAAGAAAAACCAAGAGACCTTATTTCAGGTTGTAATCCTTTTGATTCTCTTTGTTATGGAGAATCAGACACTTTGAAATATACAGATTGGGCATGCCACAGAATTTTGATTCCAAAAGATAAGGTGGGAGAAATAGCCACATTAGAAATAACTGCCGCTGATTGCGCCCCAGGCCAACATTTTGGCTACGTCTACATCGACGGCATCTGCGAAGAATGCGACAACAGCAGTTATGGTTCCGGTACTCTCGACAAAAAACCTTATATTATTGTGTCCTGTGACGGCGATTCCATCACCATTAAAGGAAGGTATACCACACCGACGATAGAAGGGTATACCATATTGGATTCCATTTTGGTTCCTGGATTTAATATTTACGGGATGAACATAGACACAATTAGCAAAACATTTTCCTTTAGAATCGTCAAATCTGATTTTCAAAGTCCAAACGCTACTTGTCGCGATGTCATCGCCTATCTTAAATTTAAAAATAATTCCGGCAACTTTCTTCCGGATGTACCTACCAATGCAGTGGAGATCTGTGAGAATGATTTTGGCATTCCGGAAGTGGACATCATTATTGGCGATTGTAACCGAAATCATCCCACCAACAATGTGTTTTCTGATGATTACTATTATGTGAGCTTCACCATTTCCAATGCAGACAACAGACATTGGAGATTAGAAAGAGCTATGGATGATCCTTATCCGGATGAATCCGGACGTTATTTCTTAAAAACCGATGGTTATGGGAATGGAACTTACAACCTTGGACCTTTCTTAATTCAGGAAGGAAGTTGGGTGTTGACTTTATTTTATGGGGGTTGCCCCGATACTTTCCAGATCATACCACCTGATTACTGCTCCGGTTGTTCGGCACTTTCTAAAGTCAAGATCAGCAATATTCAATGTGATTCGGCTACGGGAACCTGGTCTTATGATATCTTTGTCCCGGGACCTGTTCCGCCTGTTGGGGATTGTTGGCTAATCGGGCAGGATGAATACCAATTTAACTACACTTATTCTATTTCAGGCGGTCAAGTAAGTAATCAAGATTGCATATCCTTAAGTATTGGCTATGTGCCATATTGTCCTGGTAATCCCATTTGTGGTGGGCAATTTGATATTTGCCCTCCAAAGCCCTGCAACAACGGCAATTATAAAAATTGCGATCTTGAAGCATATTTTGATGGCCTTCACTGTATCGATAATGGCAATGGCAATTATTCTTATACCGTAGAATTTAATGTAAGCGATGCCCCCTATCCTTGTTATAAGAGTTTTCTACCTGGCAATTTGAACCTCGTAGAAGGTCCATTTAGTAATCCTTTGGGTCCTTTTTTTGAACCAGAGCGAATTTTCATGATATATTCCTGTGGTGAAGTCATTCCTTATACTTGTGAATGTCCAAACACAGGCTGTTACAAAGTGTTCAAAATTCGAAAACCTGAAGACTGCTTAACAAGAGAAGAATTTGGAGGCAACACTTCGAAATCACAGTCTAAGTTTTTAAAGGAAGTAGAAGTATATCCCAATCCCGTCACATCGGATGAATGGATCATTGGTTCCTCTATGGAAAAAACGGAATTCGAGATCTTCAACGCTTCCGGAAAACGCATTTTATCAGAAAACTTCATAGGTCCTGAACATGTCATAAAATGTTCAATACCTGCCGGCTTGTATCTTTTAAGATATAAAAATGCTTTAGGTGAAGTTGCAGTCTTAAAATTTATTAAACCTTAA